aacatatttatttatgatttgtagatatataatataaattgaGAATGAGTTTATACTATTAATATGTGTAAATGTAAATTTGtgtttactttatataaaaatccTGATATCATAGATGTTACAACTACTCCCAAAAGTGCATTACCAGCTTTGGTCACAGTACTAGAACTGCCATTTGCTTTCAGAGAAAGATCGGGTAATTCCTTTCTTTCTGTTAATGCAGAAGTATCTTCTTGATTAACAGATGTTACAGTAGCCTGTGTTGCTAATAGTTTTTCAAGagctgccttttttcttgcaTTGTACTATGACAATTTAGCTTagataacaaaattttgggaTCGAATTCTTTACATTCCTCATAAAATTTCGGgcatgcatatgtacttTCTGATGTACAGagttttttaatatattcatatattggAATTTTACTTTCAATGTACTTATAATATGCTTCGCATTGACTATCATATAAATTAGCAGTTTTTAAAACTGTATCGTAATCCACACAATAATCgtaaaattcttttcttttataccAATCATCCTGTTTATAGATATCAAATATAGgcttacatatattattagaATTTGTGCTGGAATCATAAGGAATAATACTACTCCATATCAGTTGCAATTTACCAAATGCTTGGAGAAAATAGCGATCCCTATTAGAACCATAAAATTGAACTAATTTTCCGATTATCCAATAGTTTAAAAGTGTGCAATCGTCGTATTCGTTATTATGTTCATGTggctttttatattttgtttctaaatattttaacagcTGGGCACaatatattctaaaaattCTTCCTTTGTGCACAGAACTTAATGAATTACAATGCTTAATGTATTTATCTGAACCATCAGTATTGTGATTTAAATcgtcataaaatttttctgataGTAAATCCCTGGAAGGTGATCCGAGATAACTctacataaaatgaaacatgtgggaaaatttttatttttatatttaataatattagtcgtaatatattataaaatgtgaACCATTTTagtaaatgaaataaaaataactgcTTATAGTAAATGTGAATTACtattattccttttaatttatctTGATCACTCATTTTCaaaggtttagggtttagggttcagggtttattGTCTAGGTTTCAGGTTTTAGTGTTTATGGTTTATTTTTGGATTTTTAGATTTAGGCtataggtttagggttttgGGTTAATTTGTAGGGTTCTGGTTTATGTTTAGGCATCAGGTGTTAGATTTGATTTGTCAATCAGCACGTTATGCGTTCGCTAAAGCAGTTTGGCGTATATTATTGTATAACCTGTccgtatataaaaaataactagcagGAACATatgtcaaaatgggggtaaatgtacatatgctttTATCTTTAGTTGAATAAGCAAAAACTTAtttagtttaaaaaaataaaattgtggATTTGTTCGAATGTAATAAATAGTTGTAatagtttgaaaaaaaaaattaaattcttttaGGTATTGATCATAaatgttcagaaaaaaatacgtactACACCCCCAGTGAGTGTTACGTACATGTTTGTGTGTGTCGaaagacgcaaaaaaaaaaaaaaaaaaaacttggataagcaaaaaatttggtaatacatgcatacaaaataatGTTTGCTTTTAAAATGGTTCACTTAAAAACGATTTGAACTTGCGAATCACTTTACTCGCTCGAGAAAATTTTCATGTGATGTCCGTGAAAATGTCTTGGCAATGAGTTACCTGATAAGCGCGTGTGGGTCTGCAAAATTGGCACATGTGGGACAAGGTTGAAAGAAATGGTGAAAcggttggaaaaatattgggaaaaaaatgcgaatagaatgcgaacaaaatgcgtataaaatgtgaacaaaatgcgtataaaatgtgaacaaaaagCGAACAAAAAGCgaacaaaatgtgaacaaaatgagaacaaaatgcgaacaaaatgcgaacaaaatggcgaataaaatgtgaacagAATGCTAACAAAATGCGAACAGAAAGCgaacaaaatgtg
This Plasmodium cynomolgi strain B DNA, scaffold: 0148, whole genome shotgun sequence DNA region includes the following protein-coding sequences:
- a CDS encoding hypothetical protein (putative), which translates into the protein SYLGSPSRDLLSEKFYDDLNHNTDGSDKYIKHCNSLSSVHKGRIFRIYCAQLLKYLETKYKKPHEHNNEYDDCTLLNYWIIGKLVQFYGSNRDRYFLQAFGKLQLIWSSIIPYDSSTNSNNICKPIFDIYKQDDWYKRKEFYDYCVDYDTVLKTANLYDSQCEAYYKYIESKIPIYEYIKKLCTSESTYACPKFYEECKEFDPKILLSKLNCHSTMQEKRQLLKNY